One Campylobacteraceae bacterium genomic window, CCCAAAAGGGAAAACATAGCAATTAAATAAGTTTTTCTTTTGAAATAATTACGCCATCACAATCCGCATATAAATAATCGCCTTCATGAAAAGTAACACCCCCAAAACTTAATTGGTCTCCTCTAGAAGATTCTGTTTTATCAAAATTTCTTAATGGGCATGCACCAATTGCATATAATGCTACATCAATATTTCTAGTATGTGCAGTATCTCTTACATAACCGTTTAAAATTATCGCTTGCCAGTTATTGTTTTTTGCAAAAGCCATTAATTTATCACCAACAACTCCATAAAAATATTCTGCATTATCAACAACAACGATTTTTCCTTCACCGTCTTCATCTCTTAGCATTTCTAATAATCGCCAGTTACTTTTATCTAGTTTAATAGTGATTATTTGACCAAAACACTTTTTAAGTCCTCCATAGTTTTTGAATTTAGGGCTAAGTATTTGTATTTTTTTATCTTGATTGTCATCACATAAATCTGCTGTTTCGAAGTGCATTTTATTCCTTACTTGTCTTTTAGATTATCATACAAAAATATACATAAGTTGATTTAAGATATTAAAAAATAGGTTTAT contains:
- a CDS encoding S-adenosylmethionine--2-demethylmenaquinone methyltransferase; translation: MHFETADLCDDNQDKKIQILSPKFKNYGGLKKCFGQIITIKLDKSNWRLLEMLRDEDGEGKIVVVDNAEYFYGVVGDKLMAFAKNNNWQAIILNGYVRDTAHTRNIDVALYAIGACPLRNFDKTESSRGDQLSFGGVTFHEGDYLYADCDGVIISKEKLI